In Candidatus Cohnella colombiensis, one DNA window encodes the following:
- a CDS encoding peptide chain release factor 3 — MSSKLSDELRQEVEKRRTFAIISHPDAGKTTLTEKLLLFGGAIHTAGSVKARKAARHATSDWMEIEKQRGISVTSSVMQFQYSDKQVNILDTPGHQDFSEDTYRTLTAADSAVMLIDVAKGVEAQTIKLFQVCSKRGIPIFTFINKLDREGQNPFELLEEIERVLGIRSVPMNWPIGMGRELCGVYDRMKNQVELFQGKDHSKIEVRKTSDYNDPIIREMAGDSLADQLAQDLELLDVAGDPFDYDKVSRGELTPVFFGSAVNNFGVQTFLENFLQLAPAPTSRKSTEGAVEPIDEKFSGYIFKIQANMNPAHRDRIAFLRICSGKFQRGMGVRHVRAGKEIKLSQPQQFLAQDRDIVETAYPGDIIGLFDPGIFRIGDSLSEGRDIIFDELPTFSPEIFAKVTVKNALKQKQYIKGLDQLTEEGMVQVFRSVGVFEDTYLGVVGQLQFEVFEYRMRNEYGVEILLNRTSFQFARWLVGDKIDSSKFRINSALVKDKNDNNVALFENEYAMRTAMERLPDVKFLEVAP; from the coding sequence ATGAGTTCAAAGCTATCAGATGAGCTACGGCAAGAGGTTGAGAAGCGCCGTACTTTTGCGATTATTTCACACCCGGATGCGGGGAAAACAACACTAACCGAGAAGCTGCTTCTATTCGGAGGAGCGATTCATACTGCAGGTTCAGTAAAAGCGCGTAAAGCAGCGCGTCATGCGACGAGTGACTGGATGGAAATTGAGAAGCAACGGGGAATTTCGGTTACTTCCTCTGTCATGCAATTTCAGTATTCGGATAAACAAGTGAACATTCTGGATACACCAGGTCACCAAGACTTTAGTGAGGACACTTACCGGACACTGACGGCTGCGGATAGCGCGGTTATGTTGATCGACGTTGCCAAAGGTGTTGAGGCACAGACGATCAAGCTGTTCCAAGTGTGTAGCAAACGTGGCATTCCGATCTTCACCTTTATTAACAAGCTGGACCGCGAGGGCCAAAATCCGTTCGAGCTGCTTGAGGAAATTGAGCGTGTACTCGGGATCCGCTCGGTTCCGATGAACTGGCCGATTGGTATGGGGCGCGAGCTGTGCGGCGTGTACGATCGGATGAAAAACCAAGTGGAGCTATTCCAAGGGAAAGACCACTCGAAAATCGAAGTGCGTAAGACAAGCGATTACAATGATCCGATTATTCGCGAGATGGCAGGCGATTCTTTAGCTGACCAATTGGCGCAAGATCTGGAATTGTTAGACGTTGCCGGCGATCCGTTCGATTATGACAAGGTAAGCCGCGGTGAGCTTACTCCGGTATTCTTCGGCAGTGCGGTCAACAACTTCGGCGTTCAAACGTTTCTCGAAAATTTCCTTCAGCTCGCACCAGCACCGACTTCACGGAAAAGTACAGAAGGTGCGGTTGAACCAATAGACGAGAAGTTTTCAGGCTACATTTTCAAAATTCAAGCGAACATGAATCCTGCTCACCGTGACCGGATTGCGTTCTTGCGGATATGCTCAGGAAAATTCCAACGTGGGATGGGTGTTCGTCACGTTCGCGCTGGCAAAGAGATTAAGCTGTCACAACCACAGCAATTTCTAGCTCAGGACAGAGATATTGTGGAGACGGCATATCCAGGTGATATTATTGGTTTGTTCGATCCAGGCATCTTCCGAATTGGAGATAGTCTGAGCGAAGGACGCGATATCATTTTTGATGAACTGCCTACATTTTCACCGGAAATCTTCGCAAAAGTTACTGTTAAAAATGCACTGAAGCAAAAACAGTATATTAAAGGGCTCGATCAACTGACGGAAGAAGGTATGGTGCAAGTATTCCGTTCAGTGGGGGTGTTCGAGGACACTTATTTGGGCGTTGTCGGACAGTTGCAATTTGAGGTATTTGAATATCGGATGCGGAACGAGTATGGGGTGGAAATTCTACTTAATCGGACATCCTTCCAATTCGCTCGCTGGCTCGTTGGAGACAAGATTGATTCTTCGAAGTTCCGGATCAACTCGGCTCTCGTCAAGGATAAGAACGACAATAATGTTGCTCTATTTGAAAATGAATATGCGATGCGGACCGCGATGGAGCGGCTTCCCGACGTTAAATTTTTAGAGGTTGCACCATAA
- a CDS encoding UDP-glucose--hexose-1-phosphate uridylyltransferase — protein sequence MPDETLTIHIERLLTFAMRQKLIDPLDLEMSRNAMLDLFSLMEPEENVPEIDSASLPESPVPLLDPLLDEAVQRGLIEGDTVTFRDLFDARIMGLLMPRPSEIQRKFIQHTKDNGIQAATDWFYQMNIDSNYIRMDRILKNGYWKHKTTYGELEITINLSKPEKDPREIALLKTLPQSSYPKCLLCKENVGYSGRLDHPARQNIRILPLTLEGKEWFFQYSPYVYYNEHSIVLSSEHVPMVISPETFARLLDFIEQFPHYFVGSNADLPIVGGSILNHDHFQAGRHVFPMEVATVQQWHSCVREPEVNLGIVEWPMSVIRMQSKDRDALLRAAVYVLEAWREYNDPHAEIVAFSGDGVTRVPHNTITPIARKKGDGTYEFDLVLRNNRTSEEHPDGIFHPHQQLHHIKKENIGLIEVMGLAVLPGRLQTELGLVADILTGNVAFDPIALQALDHPLHHHLAWIADLVELHGTNQEAPTAKQLLQGAVGGKFSAVLHDAGVYKRDEAGQEAFKYFLTKASII from the coding sequence ATGCCTGATGAGACGCTTACGATACACATTGAGAGATTACTTACTTTTGCTATGAGACAAAAGTTAATTGATCCACTTGATCTGGAAATGTCACGAAACGCAATGCTAGATTTATTTTCGTTAATGGAGCCTGAAGAGAATGTTCCCGAAATTGATAGTGCGTCATTACCTGAGAGTCCAGTCCCATTGTTAGACCCATTGCTAGATGAGGCTGTTCAGAGGGGACTGATTGAAGGGGATACGGTCACCTTTCGTGACTTATTCGATGCGCGAATAATGGGATTACTCATGCCTCGACCTTCAGAAATCCAGCGAAAATTTATTCAGCATACTAAAGATAATGGCATTCAAGCGGCTACCGATTGGTTTTATCAAATGAACATCGATTCAAACTACATTCGAATGGATCGGATTCTAAAGAATGGCTATTGGAAACATAAGACGACATACGGTGAATTGGAAATTACGATCAACCTGTCAAAGCCGGAGAAGGACCCTCGCGAGATCGCTTTGCTAAAGACGCTCCCGCAATCGAGCTATCCGAAGTGTTTGCTTTGCAAAGAAAATGTTGGTTATTCAGGGCGACTTGATCATCCTGCGCGCCAAAATATTCGCATTTTGCCACTGACATTAGAGGGCAAAGAGTGGTTCTTTCAATATTCGCCATACGTCTACTATAACGAGCACAGCATTGTACTCAGCAGTGAACACGTTCCGATGGTCATATCACCAGAAACGTTCGCACGATTACTTGATTTCATTGAGCAATTTCCGCACTATTTTGTCGGATCCAATGCGGATTTACCGATAGTTGGAGGCTCTATCTTGAATCACGATCACTTCCAGGCAGGACGACATGTGTTCCCAATGGAGGTTGCGACTGTTCAACAATGGCATAGCTGTGTGCGGGAGCCGGAAGTGAATCTAGGCATTGTGGAATGGCCGATGTCCGTTATTCGCATGCAGTCGAAAGATCGAGATGCGCTGCTTCGTGCTGCAGTGTACGTATTAGAGGCATGGCGTGAATACAATGATCCGCATGCTGAAATTGTTGCGTTCAGCGGAGATGGAGTTACTCGGGTACCTCATAATACAATAACACCGATTGCTCGAAAAAAAGGCGATGGCACTTATGAGTTCGATCTCGTGCTGCGCAACAATCGAACGAGCGAGGAGCACCCGGACGGTATTTTTCACCCCCATCAGCAATTGCATCACATCAAAAAAGAAAATATCGGCTTAATCGAGGTTATGGGTTTGGCGGTTTTACCAGGGAGATTACAGACAGAGCTTGGACTTGTAGCTGATATTCTTACGGGCAATGTTGCTTTCGACCCAATCGCGCTGCAAGCATTGGATCACCCTCTTCATCATCATTTGGCATGGATTGCGGATCTGGTGGAGCTGCATGGAACGAACCAAGAAGCGCCGACCGCAAAGCAATTGCTACAAGGTGCAGTTGGAGGCAAATTTAGTGCAGTGCTTCACGATGCTGGTGTTTACAAGCGAGATGAAGCCGGACAGGAAGCATTCAAATACTTCTTAACGAAAGCATCGATCATCTGA
- the galE gene encoding UDP-glucose 4-epimerase GalE produces MAVLVTGGAGYIGSHAVAALLEKGEQVVVVDNLYQGHEEAVSGCKLYVGDLRDGDFLARVFAENEIDGVIHFAAYSLVGESMADPAKYYHNNVYGTLCLLEQMQKSGVKRIVFSSTAATYGDPERIPINEYDRTAPLNTYGETKLSMEKMIHWFDIAHGIKSVSLRYFNAAGAHESGRIGEDHTPESHLIPIVLQVALNQREYISVFGDDYPTADGTCIRDYIHVSDLADAHLLALDSLRKGNDSAIYNLGSGEGYSVKQIIEVARQVTGHAIPERYEARRAGDPAVLIASSDRARQQLGWEPKRSSLEAIIASAWSWHSQHPQGYNS; encoded by the coding sequence ATGGCGGTTCTCGTAACAGGCGGAGCAGGATATATCGGATCTCACGCAGTTGCAGCATTGTTAGAGAAAGGGGAGCAGGTTGTCGTTGTTGACAACTTGTACCAAGGGCATGAGGAAGCAGTGAGTGGTTGTAAATTGTATGTAGGAGATTTACGCGATGGGGATTTCCTTGCGCGTGTTTTTGCAGAGAATGAAATCGACGGAGTTATTCATTTTGCAGCCTATTCCCTTGTTGGAGAAAGTATGGCGGACCCTGCTAAATATTATCACAACAACGTCTATGGAACGCTGTGCTTATTAGAGCAAATGCAAAAATCAGGAGTGAAGCGAATCGTATTTTCATCCACTGCGGCAACATATGGTGATCCAGAGCGCATCCCAATCAATGAATATGATCGTACAGCCCCACTAAATACTTATGGTGAAACGAAATTATCGATGGAGAAAATGATTCATTGGTTTGATATCGCACATGGCATCAAATCGGTCTCATTGCGTTACTTTAATGCTGCTGGTGCACACGAGTCGGGTCGAATCGGCGAAGATCATACGCCAGAGTCACATCTTATTCCGATCGTCCTGCAGGTTGCATTGAATCAAAGAGAGTATATCTCGGTGTTCGGTGATGATTATCCAACAGCAGACGGTACATGTATTCGCGACTACATTCATGTTAGCGACTTGGCAGATGCACATCTGTTAGCACTTGATAGCTTACGAAAAGGAAACGATAGCGCCATCTATAATCTAGGCAGTGGTGAAGGCTACTCGGTGAAGCAAATCATAGAGGTTGCGCGTCAAGTGACCGGTCACGCGATTCCAGAACGGTACGAAGCACGTCGTGCGGGAGATCCCGCAGTACTTATCGCTTCTTCCGATCGTGCACGTCAACAATTAGGCTGGGAGCCAAAGCGGAGTAGCTTAGAGGCCATTATTGCGAGTGCGTGGAGTTGGCACAGTCAACATCCACAAGGTTACAACAGCTAG
- a CDS encoding galactokinase produces the protein MVNLTALKTQFIQAYGSDESGIQVFHAPGRVNLIGEHTDYNGGSVFPAALTFGTTLLLSARADRKLAFASTNFPLTREVDIEGIAFNEADDWTNYPKGIVWELAQRGIELSQGYNMLYHGEIPNGAGLSSSASIEVVTAFALLTLEGKSIDTVQIAQWSQHAENQFVGVNCGIMDQFAVANGVKDHAILLDCDTLKYELVPFQSGEYKLVIGNTNKRRGLVDSKYNERRAQCEQAVQHLQQAFPELTLLGQLTLEQFNANAYLIQDETVRRRARHVVEEIDRVAQSMVVLNNNDLDSFGKLMNASHDSLRDLYEVTGIELDTMVAAARQVPGVLGSRMTGAGFGGCTVSLVHEASIERFIANVGNVYEKATGLVPAFYVCDIGDGVHQVKEEV, from the coding sequence ATGGTTAATCTAACAGCATTGAAGACACAATTTATACAAGCTTATGGTAGTGATGAGAGTGGCATTCAAGTGTTTCATGCACCTGGTCGGGTGAATTTGATTGGGGAGCATACGGATTATAATGGAGGCTCGGTATTTCCAGCAGCACTTACGTTCGGTACGACGTTATTGTTATCCGCTCGTGCGGATCGTAAGCTTGCTTTCGCATCTACGAATTTTCCACTCACACGCGAGGTAGACATCGAGGGTATTGCGTTCAATGAGGCAGATGATTGGACGAACTATCCGAAGGGGATTGTCTGGGAGCTTGCTCAGAGAGGGATTGAACTGAGTCAAGGGTATAACATGCTCTATCATGGTGAAATTCCAAACGGCGCGGGGTTGTCATCTTCTGCATCGATTGAAGTGGTTACAGCGTTCGCTCTTCTTACCTTAGAGGGTAAGTCTATCGATACAGTACAAATCGCGCAGTGGTCACAGCATGCTGAGAATCAATTCGTAGGTGTGAATTGTGGCATAATGGATCAATTCGCTGTGGCGAATGGGGTTAAGGATCATGCAATTTTACTGGATTGCGATACGTTAAAGTATGAGCTTGTACCCTTCCAATCGGGTGAATATAAGCTTGTTATCGGAAATACGAACAAGCGCCGTGGGCTTGTCGATTCCAAATATAATGAACGTCGAGCCCAGTGCGAACAAGCAGTACAGCACCTTCAACAAGCATTCCCAGAGCTCACGCTATTAGGACAATTAACTCTAGAGCAATTTAATGCGAATGCGTATCTTATCCAAGATGAAACAGTTCGTCGTCGCGCTAGACATGTAGTGGAAGAAATCGATCGAGTAGCGCAATCGATGGTCGTCTTGAACAATAATGATTTGGACAGCTTCGGTAAGCTGATGAATGCGTCGCACGATTCACTACGTGATCTGTACGAGGTGACGGGCATTGAGCTTGATACAATGGTTGCAGCAGCAAGACAGGTGCCCGGAGTGCTCGGCTCACGGATGACGGGTGCAGGGTTTGGTGGCTGTACGGTGTCGCTTGTACATGAAGCGTCGATTGAACGTTTTATAGCAAATGTGGGTAACGTCTACGAAAAGGCAACAGGATTAGTACCTGCATTTTATGTATGCGACATTGGTGACGGTGTTCATCAGGTAAAAGAGGAGGTATAG
- a CDS encoding AraC family transcriptional regulator translates to MTTKPTYRVASNPTYLDDSRELSVLYSGDSQTKPEHRNGPKIVDYFLLHHVISGSGQFTTAEFDGKLSAGQSFLIHPKQLFQYVADVHEPWRYRWVAFTGNYAATLVAESGFTTGIPVISTGDNRKPRDYCRAIFDTFRARSNSASLEANGQLYLLFACLQAHATNLPISPLRPDSHNEQLVNQVISFLSTQYAEPLTIEAMAESLGYNRAYLSRLFKLRTQQTPVTFLNKLRVDQGRRLLRERPELTIEQIASSVGFQDALYFSKQFRRWYAQAPTEYRASVGR, encoded by the coding sequence ATGACCACGAAACCAACCTATCGCGTAGCATCAAATCCCACATACCTAGACGATTCTCGCGAGCTTAGCGTACTCTATTCTGGAGACAGCCAAACGAAGCCCGAACATCGGAACGGACCTAAAATCGTCGATTATTTTTTATTACATCATGTGATATCTGGTAGTGGTCAATTCACCACAGCAGAGTTCGATGGCAAGCTGTCCGCTGGACAAAGCTTTCTCATCCATCCTAAGCAACTGTTCCAATACGTTGCTGACGTACACGAGCCTTGGCGATATCGATGGGTAGCCTTCACAGGCAATTATGCTGCTACTCTAGTTGCGGAATCTGGATTCACAACTGGGATCCCCGTCATCTCAACAGGAGATAATCGCAAACCACGTGACTATTGTCGCGCAATCTTCGATACATTTCGTGCACGTAGCAATTCCGCATCCTTAGAAGCTAACGGTCAACTTTATCTTCTCTTTGCTTGCTTGCAAGCGCATGCTACTAATCTTCCTATTTCTCCACTTCGTCCAGACTCTCATAATGAACAACTCGTGAATCAAGTGATCAGCTTTTTGTCGACACAGTATGCCGAACCGCTCACCATCGAAGCTATGGCTGAATCGCTTGGATATAATCGCGCATATTTATCGCGTCTTTTTAAACTACGCACACAACAAACTCCTGTTACATTTTTAAACAAGCTACGAGTCGATCAAGGACGCAGATTACTACGTGAAAGACCCGAACTCACAATCGAACAAATCGCATCTTCTGTCGGTTTTCAAGACGCGCTTTACTTCTCCAAACAATTCCGCCGTTGGTATGCTCAAGCCCCTACCGAATATCGCGCATCTGTGGGCCGCTAA